Genomic DNA from Gammaproteobacteria bacterium:
ACCTGGCCCCCTTCGAGGAGCTGGAGCGGATGCGGACGGAGTTTCTCGCGATCGTGAGCCACGAGCTGCGCACGCCGCTCACCTCGATCCAGGGCTCGGCGGGCGCGGTCCTCCGCGCCGAGCCGGGGTTCGCCAAGGCCGAGATGATGCAGTTCTTCCGCATCATCGAAGAGCAGGCGGCCCGGATGAGCGGTCTGATCCGGGACCTGCTGGATGCGGGACGCATCGCGACCGGCACGCTGTCGGTCTCGCCCGAACCCTCGGACGTGGCGCCGCTGGTGGACGTGGCGCGGCGGAGCTTCGTGAGCGGCGGCGGTCGGCACCGGGTCGCCGCCGACCTGCCCGAGGACCTGCCCCGCGTGATGGCCGACCGGGAACGCGGCGTTCAGGTCCTGAGCAACCTGTTCTCGAACGCGGCGCGGCACTCCGCCTCCTCGTCGCCCATCCGCGTCTCCGCCCGGCGCGACGGCGGCCACGTGGCGATTTCGGTCTCCGACCAGGGCCGGGGCATCGCGCCGGAGCAGCTCCCGCACCTGTTCCGGAAGCACTCCGGCGGCGACGGCGGGACCCGCGGTCCCGGGAGCGGCCTCGGCCTGGCCATCTGCAAGGGACTGGTCGAGGCCCACGGCGGGCGGATCCGGGCGGAGAGCGCCGGGCCGGGCCGGGGCTCGTGTTTCACCTTCACGGTCCCGGTGGCCGAAGAGGCCGTGGCGCCCACCGGGATACCGCCGTCGGCCCGAAGCCCGGGGGTGATGCTCCAGGAGGGGCGGGAGCCGGTGACGGTCCTCGTGGTGGACGACGATCCCGAGGTGCTCCGCTACGTCCGCGACGTGCTGCGCGCGGCCGGCTACGCGACCCTGTCGACGGGCGATCACCGGGAGTTGGCCGGCCTGATCCGCGCCGAGAAGCCCCACCTCGTCCTGCTCGACCTGATGCTGCGCGGGACGGACGGGATCAAGCTGATGGAGCAGGTTCCCGAACTGGCCGATCAGCCGGTCGTGTTCATCTCCGCCTACGGGCGCGACGAGACGGTCGCCAGGGCGCTCGAAGCCGGGGCCGCCGACTACATCGTCAAGCCGTTCTCGCCCACGGAGCTGACGGCGAGGGTCCGGGCGGCACTGCGGGGCCGCGGCGCGCCTGCGCGCTTCGAGCTCGGGGCGCTGTCCATCGACTACGACACGCGACGCGTGACCGTGTCCGGTCGCCCCGTCAAGTTGACGGCCACTGAGTACGAGGTGCTGAGGGTGCTGTCCAGAAACGCGGGGCGGGTCTCGACCTATCGCTCGCTGCTTCGCCAGGCGTGGAGCAAACACCCCGGCCGCGTCAATCCGAAGCTCGTGCACGCCGTCGTGCAGACGCTCCGCCGCAAGCTGGGCGAGGACGGGTCCTCGGCAGCCTGGATCCTGAACGAGCGCGGGCTCGGTTACCGCATGCCTGGGCCCAAGTGCAGAGGAGGGCCGTGAGGTCGGGCCGCCGTTGACGAGTCTTGTCGCAACCCCGACCGCTCCGCTGCCGCCCGCCGCCCGGGAGTTCGGTTCGACCGAGGACCGGGATGCCGCTCGGAGCCGCGCAATTGACCTCCGCCGGTCATGGAGCCTCGACGAAACGTCCCCCAGAGGCAAGGCACACCGCGTCACTAACGCCTGTACAGCGTGAGGTCGCTAGGGGCGGCTCTGGGGGTCATGGGCGTGGCGATCGGACACCCGCCGTGATGGCTACTGGTTCCCGTGATTCGAGGGTCACAGCGGAGGTTTCCGCTGTTGCGAGGGTGGTGGTTGCGCGCGGCGCTGATATATCGATGATGGGCCCCGTGGTATCGTTGAGCACTAGCGACCATCCAACCCGGAGGACCACCTATGACGACGACCATCGAGAGGCTCCGCGCCTTGGCCCGCGATCTGGCTGGCGAAGCCTGGGACTACAAGCGCCGCCACCTAGCCGCGCAGGCGCATGTCCGCCGGAAGGCCGCCAAGAAGGTGATGAAGCAGGCTGACGCGATCCAACGTGAGGATGCCATCTTCGAAGACCCACCAGAAGACACAGACATCCCGCCGCGGGATCCCTTCCTGCGTCGGGCGTGACATTGTCGCAGGGTCCGGGGGGCGCAACCACGAACCTGATGAGTCCATGTCGCCCCTAAACCGGGGGTCGCCTTCACGAGGAAAACGCTACATGAGCATCACACTTCGTCCAGTGTATCACGCGGCCGATCCGCCACCGCCAGACAAGACCTTTACCCCAGAGAGGATGGCAGACCTGGCCAAGGGCCTTGAGCGAGCGATAGCTAGGATCGAGGCATGGGGTATCGATGTGCAGGGGGGAAGTCGGTTGCGGAACACCGTGAAGCTCCTTCAGGAAGTCGCGTCCGCCGGGGAGTTTCCCGAGCCGCGAGAAGACCTGCTGAAGATTGCTCAGGCGGCCGTCGACGCTCAGGAGTTCATCATCATCAGGGGCATGCTGCCGCAGGAACGGTTGGATCCAACGGCCAACATCCTTAAGAAAGCCGTTGGCGGAACCATCGGAGTGACTCCGCATGAGGCGTACCAAGCTCAGAGCGAACTCTGGGTCGGGGCGGCTCTCTCCTGCGCCAGTGTACCGCTTGGCGTATTGACGAACCCACAGGGTCCGAATCCCGACTACATCGTTCGGAAGGGCACGCTGAGGTATGCGATTGAAGTCAAGAGGATAGCAGAGGGTAAGAGCGTCAAGAACCGTGTTTCGAAGGCGGCCAAGCAGACCCGGGACAGTCGCTATCATGGGAGCGCGCTGTACGTCGACCTGACCGACTGGCTGCCTTCAGCTATCACCGTCCGCTTCGCTTCCGGCCCGCCCGATCTCGAAGGCCCTCGGACCCCGATCGCCAAGAGAATAGATCGGCTTCGGCAGGAGATCTACAGCGACCAGTCGCATCGGATCCGGCCACGACGGCTACACCTCCTTGCC
This window encodes:
- a CDS encoding ATP-binding protein, with product MTDDSASLRDRIETLERRVSELSRAAVRIGASLDPEAVLQEVVDSARALTGARYGLIATVDEAGRPRRFVGSGITADEYGRLKGWSDGPRLFGHLAGLPGALNFDDIPGYLGHHGFGTGVLPYGSARGARIDSRGACVGYLFVIDKEDGGGFTAGDEEVLPLFASQAGTAIANARAFRDERRARDRLEALVATSPVGVVVLDAGTGGVVSMNREAERIVAGLRVAGRSVEELAGLVTCRRADGSEVALADFPLERQLRDAETVRAEEIELAVPDGRSVRTLINSTPIHGPDGEVESVVVTMQDLAPFEELERMRTEFLAIVSHELRTPLTSIQGSAGAVLRAEPGFAKAEMMQFFRIIEEQAARMSGLIRDLLDAGRIATGTLSVSPEPSDVAPLVDVARRSFVSGGGRHRVAADLPEDLPRVMADRERGVQVLSNLFSNAARHSASSSPIRVSARRDGGHVAISVSDQGRGIAPEQLPHLFRKHSGGDGGTRGPGSGLGLAICKGLVEAHGGRIRAESAGPGRGSCFTFTVPVAEEAVAPTGIPPSARSPGVMLQEGREPVTVLVVDDDPEVLRYVRDVLRAAGYATLSTGDHRELAGLIRAEKPHLVLLDLMLRGTDGIKLMEQVPELADQPVVFISAYGRDETVARALEAGAADYIVKPFSPTELTARVRAALRGRGAPARFELGALSIDYDTRRVTVSGRPVKLTATEYEVLRVLSRNAGRVSTYRSLLRQAWSKHPGRVNPKLVHAVVQTLRRKLGEDGSSAAWILNERGLGYRMPGPKCRGGP